Proteins found in one Bremerella volcania genomic segment:
- the aroF gene encoding 3-deoxy-7-phosphoheptulonate synthase produces the protein MIIVMKREATGEMIQHAAEKVEKLGLKAHVIQGTERTVIAAIGDKREEMRESFETVAGVSKVVPILAPYKVASREVKPEPTLVKAGSLEVGNGKCGVIAGPCSVESEDQIVETAKAVKAAGATALRGGAFKPRTSPYSFQGLKEEGLKMLATAREETGLAVVTEVVASEDVQLVAKYADVLQIGARNMQNYRLLEEVGRVDRAVLLKRGPSATIDELLLAAEYILNEGNSRVMLCERGIRTFESHTRFTLPLATVTYLHQKTHLPVVIDPSHGTGHAALVPDMCVAAVAIGADGIIVEVHPEPDEAMSDGYQSLDLPTFAETMKRCRAVANAVGIQCGADV, from the coding sequence ATGATCATCGTTATGAAACGGGAAGCCACCGGCGAAATGATTCAACACGCCGCCGAAAAAGTCGAGAAATTAGGGCTCAAAGCCCATGTTATCCAAGGGACCGAAAGAACCGTGATCGCCGCGATTGGCGACAAACGCGAAGAAATGCGTGAGTCGTTCGAGACCGTCGCAGGCGTCTCTAAGGTCGTGCCGATCCTGGCCCCCTATAAGGTCGCCAGCCGAGAAGTGAAGCCGGAGCCAACGCTGGTCAAAGCAGGCAGTTTGGAAGTCGGCAACGGCAAGTGCGGCGTCATCGCGGGTCCTTGCAGCGTGGAGAGCGAAGACCAGATTGTCGAGACTGCCAAGGCGGTCAAAGCCGCTGGTGCCACGGCGCTGCGTGGGGGGGCGTTCAAGCCACGTACCAGCCCTTACTCGTTCCAGGGACTGAAGGAAGAAGGCCTGAAGATGCTGGCCACGGCCCGCGAAGAAACAGGCCTGGCAGTGGTAACGGAGGTAGTCGCCTCGGAAGACGTCCAACTGGTGGCCAAGTACGCCGATGTGCTGCAGATCGGTGCCCGGAACATGCAAAATTACCGCCTGCTGGAAGAAGTCGGCAGAGTCGATCGGGCCGTGCTGCTCAAACGCGGACCATCGGCCACCATCGACGAACTACTGCTGGCCGCCGAATACATTCTTAACGAAGGGAACAGCCGAGTCATGCTATGCGAACGCGGGATTCGGACCTTCGAGTCACACACGCGTTTCACGCTTCCTTTGGCGACGGTAACCTACCTGCATCAGAAGACGCATTTGCCGGTGGTCATCGACCCGAGCCACGGCACCGGCCATGCTGCCCTGGTCCCCGATATGTGTGTTGCCGCCGTGGCGATCGGCGCCGACGGGATCATCGTGGAAGTGCACCCCGAGCCCGATGAAGCCATGAGCGACGGCTACCAATCGCTTGATTTGCCCACCTTCGCCGAAACGATGAAACGTTGCCGCGCCGTGGCCAATGCCGTGGGAATCCAATGCGGGGCCGACGTCTAA
- a CDS encoding sensor histidine kinase, whose amino-acid sequence MNHSQSPSDASLIERQAKEIEILKRRLLEAQKLTAMGELVSTTTHEFNNVLMAVINYARMGLRHKDEQTRNNCFEKIAAAGDRAAKITTGVLAMAKNRGDRMEPTDLSKIVDDTIVLLERELRKYRIELEFQNENAPLAMANGNQIQQVLLNLMINARQAMPQGGRLILKLSYDQANHTVDLLVRDHGTGIPADQLPHIFDAFYTTKTGPDETGKGGTGIGLAACRDIIEAHHGKIRVQSTVGMGTAFTIRIPAAAANPSATSTVSSGVPIAGSEMLPTSPVRH is encoded by the coding sequence ATGAACCATTCGCAATCCCCCTCGGATGCTTCGCTGATTGAACGTCAAGCGAAGGAAATTGAAATCTTGAAGCGTCGCCTGCTTGAAGCGCAGAAACTGACCGCGATGGGGGAACTCGTCAGCACCACGACTCACGAATTCAACAACGTGCTGATGGCGGTGATCAACTATGCCCGGATGGGGCTGCGTCACAAGGACGAACAAACCCGCAACAACTGTTTTGAAAAGATCGCCGCCGCCGGGGACCGAGCCGCCAAGATCACCACCGGCGTGCTGGCCATGGCCAAAAACCGCGGAGACCGGATGGAGCCGACTGACCTGTCGAAGATCGTCGACGACACGATCGTGCTACTCGAGCGCGAGCTTCGCAAGTATCGCATCGAACTCGAATTCCAAAACGAAAATGCTCCCCTGGCGATGGCCAACGGCAACCAGATTCAACAGGTACTGTTGAACCTGATGATCAATGCTCGCCAAGCCATGCCCCAAGGGGGACGTCTGATTCTGAAGCTGTCGTACGACCAGGCGAACCACACCGTCGACCTATTGGTACGCGATCACGGCACCGGCATCCCCGCCGATCAATTGCCGCACATCTTCGACGCGTTCTACACGACCAAGACCGGTCCCGATGAAACGGGCAAAGGGGGAACGGGAATCGGTTTGGCCGCATGCCGTGACATCATCGAAGCCCATCACGGTAAGATCCGCGTGCAAAGCACCGTCGGGATGGGAACGGCCTTCACGATCCGAATTCCGGCCGCCGCCGCGAACCCAAGTGCGACCTCGACTGTCTCCAGCGGCGTACCGATCGCAGGCAGCGAAATGCTTCCCACGTCGCCTGTCCGGCACTAG
- the nadD gene encoding nicotinate-nucleotide adenylyltransferase has translation MRLGIYGGSFSPIHNGHLLLAESCREQCALDEVWFLPAATNPLKQDGVLASDAHRVAMIELAIAGNHAFKCSPLELERGGLSYTVETLRDLQKIVPQAELFLLVGGDSFASLFHWHKIEEICELATICTVGRPGSDLNDWGRLPEVLSDDQMAHIKQHFVEMPLIGLSATDIRARIASGRSIRYMVPRSVEKYIETQRVFHKQVAPA, from the coding sequence ATGCGACTGGGAATTTACGGGGGTTCATTTTCTCCCATTCACAACGGCCATTTGCTTCTCGCAGAGTCTTGCCGCGAACAGTGCGCGTTGGATGAAGTCTGGTTCTTGCCGGCCGCCACCAATCCGCTCAAACAAGATGGCGTGCTCGCCTCGGATGCCCATCGCGTGGCGATGATCGAACTGGCGATTGCTGGAAACCATGCGTTCAAATGCAGCCCCCTCGAACTCGAACGTGGCGGTCTCAGTTATACCGTCGAGACGCTTCGTGACTTGCAGAAAATCGTTCCCCAGGCCGAGTTGTTCCTGCTGGTGGGTGGTGACTCGTTCGCGTCTCTCTTTCATTGGCACAAGATCGAAGAAATCTGCGAGTTGGCGACCATTTGCACGGTGGGCCGGCCTGGCAGCGACCTAAACGACTGGGGTCGCCTGCCGGAAGTTCTTAGTGACGATCAGATGGCTCATATCAAGCAGCACTTCGTCGAAATGCCGCTGATCGGCCTTTCGGCCACCGACATCCGAGCACGGATCGCTAGCGGCAGATCAATCCGCTATATGGTGCCTCGTAGTGTCGAGAAGTACATCGAAACGCAGCGCGTCTTCCATAAGCAAGTAGCGCCAGCCTAG
- the priA gene encoding replication restart helicase PriA codes for MKNQKGLFGDESTPWEQDDAQTGLVAQVVMSTGPEQTFDYLVPDALVGEILPGRRVYVPLGRSNRRVMAYCVAVERKEYGTRKLKYVLSALDQQTLLSSQMLKMTQWMAEYYLASWGQVLDAVIPAAVRGNAGTREVTLLSVPREVAVRIATIKLPEKQLHVLTTLAASSKPMTPGDLADKCRCTQAPITGLRKKKLVTSEVRRVSHAHFDDLDIEREPSKTLNEVQTAALKTILAQVDAPQPKPILLHGVTGSGKTEVYIQAIQHVIDQGKQAIVLVPEISLTPQTKQRFASRFDRIAVLHSHMSDVERHWQWKRIASGIVNVVVGARSAVFAPTPQLGMIILDEEHDSSFKQDSVPRYHAREVAAKRAEYEKIPLILGTATPSLETYYRAQQGEYELISMPHRIGNRPLPAVRTVDMRYDKTTSFRGAISRQLYHSMKRTLEQDGQIILLLNRRGHSTHIQCPACGHLVECPHCEIPLTHHITDGSTVCHYCDYRSSAPRVCPVPTCRYSGIRFSGIGTQKLEQEVKSKFGSYPIIRMDSDTMKKPGSHEAALERFRNREVKILVGTQMIAKGLDFPNVTLVGVINADTALHFPDVRAGERTFQLITQVAGRTGRGDLGGEVLVQTLSPDHPAIEAATRHDYALFAERELPFRRDFQMTPFAHMVRIIARGPTQPAVELFMQQVSEELARFAQEQGGDISQQGPAPAPIEKLRGNYRYHLLLHSFDRLLMRAAVLRVREKVVVPDDVLWIADVDPIDMM; via the coding sequence GTGAAGAATCAAAAAGGACTTTTCGGCGACGAGTCGACCCCCTGGGAGCAAGACGACGCTCAAACGGGGCTGGTGGCGCAGGTCGTGATGTCGACCGGGCCAGAGCAAACGTTCGATTACCTGGTTCCTGATGCGTTGGTTGGCGAAATCTTGCCTGGCCGCAGGGTTTATGTCCCGCTTGGTCGATCCAATCGCCGCGTGATGGCGTACTGCGTGGCCGTCGAGCGGAAGGAGTACGGCACCCGCAAGCTGAAGTACGTGCTGTCGGCTCTTGATCAGCAGACGCTTCTCTCCTCGCAGATGCTGAAGATGACCCAATGGATGGCCGAGTATTACCTCGCCAGTTGGGGGCAGGTTCTCGATGCCGTCATCCCGGCGGCCGTCCGCGGCAATGCCGGCACACGCGAAGTGACGCTGCTGAGTGTTCCCCGAGAAGTCGCTGTTCGCATCGCCACGATTAAACTGCCTGAGAAGCAGCTTCACGTGCTGACGACGCTGGCTGCTTCCAGCAAGCCGATGACTCCGGGAGACCTGGCCGATAAGTGCCGCTGCACCCAGGCACCCATTACCGGTCTTCGCAAAAAGAAGCTCGTTACTTCGGAAGTTCGCCGGGTGAGTCATGCCCACTTTGATGACCTCGACATCGAACGCGAACCGTCCAAGACGTTGAATGAGGTCCAAACGGCAGCCCTGAAGACGATCCTCGCACAGGTCGATGCACCCCAGCCGAAGCCGATCCTGCTGCACGGCGTCACCGGCAGCGGGAAGACTGAGGTCTACATCCAGGCCATTCAGCACGTGATCGATCAAGGGAAGCAGGCGATCGTTCTGGTTCCGGAAATCAGTCTCACCCCGCAGACCAAACAGCGATTCGCTTCACGGTTCGATCGGATTGCCGTGCTGCACAGCCATATGAGCGACGTCGAGCGGCACTGGCAGTGGAAACGCATTGCGTCCGGGATCGTCAACGTAGTGGTCGGGGCACGCAGTGCCGTGTTCGCGCCGACGCCACAGTTGGGGATGATCATCCTGGATGAAGAGCACGACAGCTCGTTCAAGCAAGACTCGGTGCCTCGGTACCATGCCCGGGAAGTTGCCGCCAAGCGGGCCGAATACGAGAAGATCCCGCTGATTCTGGGGACGGCGACCCCGTCGCTCGAGACCTACTACCGTGCTCAACAAGGTGAATACGAGTTGATCTCGATGCCGCACCGCATCGGTAATCGACCTCTACCGGCGGTGCGCACGGTCGACATGCGCTACGACAAGACGACCAGCTTTCGCGGGGCGATCAGCCGTCAGCTTTATCACTCGATGAAGCGAACGCTCGAGCAGGACGGGCAAATCATTCTGCTGCTCAACCGTCGAGGGCACAGCACGCACATTCAATGTCCGGCGTGCGGTCACCTTGTGGAGTGTCCTCACTGCGAGATTCCGCTAACACATCACATTACCGACGGCAGCACCGTTTGCCATTACTGCGACTACCGTAGTTCGGCACCGCGCGTCTGTCCCGTGCCCACGTGTCGCTATAGCGGGATTCGATTTTCCGGCATCGGTACGCAGAAGCTCGAACAGGAAGTGAAGTCGAAGTTTGGATCGTACCCGATCATTCGGATGGACTCCGACACGATGAAGAAGCCTGGCTCGCACGAAGCGGCGCTCGAGCGGTTTCGCAATCGCGAAGTGAAGATCCTGGTCGGTACGCAGATGATCGCAAAGGGTTTGGACTTTCCCAACGTGACGCTGGTGGGAGTGATCAATGCGGACACGGCACTGCACTTTCCCGACGTCCGCGCCGGCGAGCGGACTTTTCAGTTGATCACCCAGGTTGCGGGGCGAACCGGTCGAGGCGACCTGGGGGGAGAAGTGCTGGTGCAAACGTTGAGCCCCGATCATCCGGCGATTGAAGCGGCGACGCGGCATGACTATGCCTTGTTTGCCGAGCGAGAGCTGCCATTTCGACGCGACTTTCAAATGACGCCTTTTGCGCATATGGTTCGGATCATTGCTCGCGGTCCGACGCAGCCAGCGGTCGAACTGTTCATGCAGCAGGTTTCCGAAGAGCTGGCTCGTTTCGCCCAAGAGCAGGGGGGGGACATTTCGCAGCAGGGGCCGGCTCCGGCACCTATTGAAAAACTGCGAGGCAATTATCGCTATCACTTGCTGCTACATAGTTTCGATCGACTGCTGATGCGGGCCGCGGTGCTCCGAGTTCGCGAAAAGGTGGTCGTTCCGGACGATGTTTTGTGGATTGCCGACGTCGATCCGATCGACATGATGTAA
- a CDS encoding sensor histidine kinase: MSYRSIKRVLGETNLERKCRFLYGTCLLLLITGSFWWYGQSTEQLVHNNNLSTGRHLVDAVLMKIHWKHDAQAQKNPEGWDEHVRDTGLELEYMKYDWEVMTLDPADRKLAATSRPDERILLPANEEEAEILRRLKEIQQTRDKDILEKFLSTPGISTQETTDEFVELGRGDADNDEDTIAYSPASEAFYDAQRQKYIYYQPIYWKRNCTVACHNTNLELAVSTTGFPLENELPFNVIKIVKDDEITQIALTKNRAYLLATAIITVALSMIALYLIVRYIIVKPLTHLRDVSDEVSQGHMDVRAEIYTGDEFEDLATSFNRMLAHLIDAQNKLTYVNRDLDGKVDQLAQANMQLYEMNCLKSDFLASMSHELRTPLNSILGFSDVLRGIDSLNDKQKRYVENIQKSGRLLLDMINDILDLAKVESGRMEVRPSQFSVASVVSGACDMVRSLTEEKNIDLTCHVDPNEEPALQDQSKFQQILTNLLSNAIKFTPEGGRIVVKANRINNRLELSVSDTGVGIAEEDREIIFEKFRQGTVSQGDTLTREYSGTGLGLSIVRELCQLLGGTVRAESELGKGSTFFVDIPWVIEDRPDVREDSFTSRIDEITKAKHGDFVRIQGSRQIETPETIDSTTRN, translated from the coding sequence ATGTCGTATCGTTCCATCAAGCGCGTTCTCGGCGAGACGAATCTCGAACGAAAGTGCCGCTTTCTATACGGAACGTGCCTGCTGCTGCTGATTACTGGCAGCTTCTGGTGGTATGGGCAATCGACCGAACAGTTGGTGCATAACAATAACCTGAGTACCGGCCGGCACCTGGTTGATGCCGTGCTGATGAAGATCCACTGGAAGCACGATGCCCAGGCCCAGAAGAACCCGGAAGGGTGGGACGAGCACGTTCGCGATACAGGCCTCGAACTGGAGTACATGAAGTACGACTGGGAAGTCATGACGCTGGACCCCGCCGACCGCAAGTTGGCGGCGACCAGTCGGCCGGACGAGCGGATCCTGCTGCCAGCCAACGAGGAGGAAGCCGAGATTCTGCGGCGATTGAAAGAGATTCAACAAACCCGCGACAAGGACATCCTCGAGAAGTTCCTCAGCACGCCTGGCATCAGCACCCAGGAGACGACCGACGAGTTCGTCGAGCTAGGCCGCGGGGATGCCGACAATGACGAAGACACGATCGCCTATTCACCAGCGTCGGAAGCTTTCTACGATGCCCAGCGTCAGAAGTACATTTACTACCAGCCCATCTACTGGAAGCGAAACTGCACGGTCGCGTGCCACAATACGAACCTGGAACTGGCCGTCTCGACCACCGGGTTTCCATTGGAAAATGAACTTCCGTTCAACGTGATCAAGATCGTCAAGGATGACGAGATCACGCAGATCGCCTTGACGAAGAACCGCGCTTACCTGTTGGCCACGGCGATCATCACGGTGGCACTTTCGATGATCGCACTTTACTTGATCGTGCGGTACATCATCGTGAAACCACTGACGCACTTGCGGGACGTGAGCGACGAGGTGAGCCAAGGGCACATGGATGTGCGGGCCGAGATTTACACCGGTGACGAATTTGAAGATCTGGCTACGTCGTTCAACCGGATGCTGGCTCACTTGATCGATGCGCAAAACAAGTTGACCTACGTCAACCGAGATCTGGACGGCAAGGTCGATCAATTGGCTCAGGCCAATATGCAGCTTTACGAAATGAACTGCCTGAAGAGTGACTTCCTGGCCAGCATGAGCCACGAACTGCGGACGCCACTCAATAGCATCTTGGGTTTCTCGGACGTGCTGCGTGGTATCGATAGTTTGAACGACAAGCAGAAACGCTACGTCGAAAACATTCAGAAGTCGGGACGTTTGCTGCTGGATATGATCAACGATATTCTCGATCTGGCGAAGGTCGAAAGTGGACGCATGGAAGTTCGCCCGTCGCAGTTCTCGGTCGCTTCGGTGGTCAGTGGTGCCTGCGACATGGTCCGCTCGTTGACGGAAGAAAAGAACATCGACCTGACCTGCCATGTTGATCCCAACGAAGAGCCGGCGCTTCAGGACCAATCCAAGTTCCAGCAGATCTTGACGAACCTGCTTTCCAACGCGATCAAGTTTACGCCGGAAGGGGGCCGCATCGTCGTCAAAGCGAATCGCATCAACAATCGTCTTGAGCTTTCCGTAAGTGACACTGGCGTGGGCATCGCGGAAGAGGACCGCGAAATCATCTTCGAGAAGTTCCGCCAAGGGACCGTGTCGCAAGGAGATACGCTGACCCGCGAGTACTCCGGAACCGGCCTCGGCTTGTCGATCGTCCGCGAGCTATGCCAACTGCTCGGCGGAACCGTGCGAGCCGAGAGCGAACTGGGCAAGGGGAGCACTTTTTTCGTCGACATCCCGTGGGTGATCGAAGATCGTCCCGACGTTCGCGAAGATTCGTTTACGTCGCGGATTGACGAGATTACCAAGGCTAAGCATGGTGACTTTGTTCGCATTCAAGGGTCTCGCCAGATCGAAACGCCCGAAACGATCGATTCGACCACGAGAAACTGA
- the rnhA gene encoding ribonuclease HI, translating to MAATFEPEVLLYTDGACSGNPGPGGWAFILKHPSTGKEMEKSGGERETTNNRMELMAVIQGLQTLSRACSIELFTDSVYVGKGMTEWMPKWKKNNWQRKEGKQWKPVKNDDLWKQLDEQLQKHRVKYTRVAGHSGHPENDRCDELAVAAYQPYR from the coding sequence ATGGCGGCCACCTTCGAGCCTGAGGTTCTTCTTTACACGGACGGAGCGTGCAGCGGTAACCCTGGCCCTGGCGGCTGGGCGTTTATCTTGAAACATCCATCGACCGGTAAAGAGATGGAGAAGTCAGGCGGCGAACGCGAGACGACCAACAACCGCATGGAATTGATGGCCGTCATCCAAGGTCTGCAAACTCTCAGCCGAGCGTGCAGCATCGAACTGTTTACCGATAGCGTCTACGTCGGTAAGGGAATGACCGAGTGGATGCCGAAGTGGAAGAAGAACAACTGGCAGCGCAAAGAAGGCAAACAGTGGAAGCCGGTCAAGAATGACGACCTGTGGAAACAGTTGGACGAACAGTTGCAGAAACATCGCGTCAAATACACGCGGGTTGCCGGCCACAGTGGCCACCCAGAAAACGATCGCTGCGATGAATTGGCCGTCGCGGCCTACCAGCCCTATCGATAA
- the recG gene encoding ATP-dependent DNA helicase RecG codes for MSDSRASTPLQRLRTPVQFLKGVGPQRAERLAKLQLYTALDLIFFFPRDYQDLLEIVPADDLKEDEPASITGVIEDVDFRGTGPGRSVLGVLVRDNQSYVRGVWFNQCFLRKRFQVGQHVIVSGRPRLQGNRWEMAHPVVDIVEPGEHPEGGKLLPIYPLTEGIRQGLMRKMVHTALDTHGSDLEEVLPDSFLKQHELLSVHDALNKIHRPHSREEMEAARKRFIYQELLVLQLAMSLRKHQLNERKSALPIPVDFRIDERIRKLLPFELTEDQNKAIHEICHDLNRTIPMNRLLQGDVGTGKTMVSVYAMLAAVAAKTQAALMAPTEVLAKQHARTLSKLLSHAKVRIGVLTGSLTEKERAKLLADVAAGEIDLLIGTQAIIATEITFQKLGLVIIDEQHKFGVRQRAALRSAGNDPHYLVMTATPIPRTVALGMFGDLDISTIRNAPPGRQSVSTYIAEDEQRAKWWDFFRKKLREGRQGYVIAPLVDETNRDDTLGGVEQLLEHLANGELEEFRLEMLHGRMPPAEKDAVMQRFANHEIDVLIATTVVEVGVDVANAVLMTIESGERFGLAQLHQLRGRISRGKHPGYLCVFANPATDASRERLEAFAGTTDGFELAEVDFKLRGPGDLFGWKQHGMPPLRIADLQRDGELLAKAREDAFSITDSDPNLAGAKWEKLQRMVMIRYGKSLEIGDLG; via the coding sequence ATGTCAGATAGCCGCGCATCGACTCCGCTGCAGCGTCTTCGAACGCCGGTTCAGTTCCTGAAAGGGGTCGGGCCGCAGCGTGCCGAGCGACTGGCGAAGCTGCAACTTTACACGGCGCTCGATCTCATCTTTTTCTTTCCGCGCGACTATCAAGACCTGCTCGAGATCGTTCCGGCCGATGATTTGAAGGAAGACGAACCGGCGTCGATTACCGGGGTGATTGAAGACGTCGACTTCCGCGGAACTGGCCCTGGTCGAAGCGTCCTGGGGGTTCTGGTCCGCGATAACCAGTCGTACGTGCGCGGCGTTTGGTTCAATCAGTGCTTTCTGCGAAAACGCTTTCAGGTTGGGCAGCACGTGATCGTCTCGGGCCGACCACGCCTGCAAGGGAACCGCTGGGAAATGGCCCATCCGGTGGTCGATATCGTTGAGCCAGGTGAGCATCCCGAAGGGGGCAAGCTGCTGCCGATCTACCCGCTAACCGAAGGAATTCGCCAAGGCCTCATGCGGAAGATGGTACATACGGCGCTCGACACACATGGAAGCGACCTGGAAGAGGTACTGCCCGACTCGTTCCTGAAACAGCACGAGTTGCTTTCCGTTCATGATGCCCTGAACAAGATTCACCGGCCGCATTCTCGTGAAGAGATGGAAGCAGCCCGGAAGCGGTTCATCTACCAGGAACTGCTCGTCCTGCAACTGGCCATGTCGCTGCGAAAGCACCAACTGAACGAACGCAAGAGTGCGCTGCCAATTCCCGTTGACTTTCGTATCGACGAGCGGATTCGTAAGCTCCTTCCGTTTGAGCTGACTGAGGATCAGAACAAAGCAATTCACGAGATCTGCCATGACTTGAATCGTACGATTCCCATGAACCGCTTACTGCAAGGAGACGTGGGTACCGGCAAGACGATGGTCTCGGTCTATGCGATGCTGGCCGCGGTGGCCGCCAAGACTCAGGCAGCCTTGATGGCTCCTACGGAAGTTTTAGCGAAACAACACGCACGTACGCTGAGCAAGCTATTAAGTCATGCGAAAGTTCGGATCGGCGTGCTGACAGGCTCGTTGACCGAGAAAGAACGCGCGAAGCTGTTGGCCGATGTTGCCGCCGGTGAGATCGACTTGCTAATTGGAACCCAGGCGATCATCGCGACGGAAATCACTTTTCAGAAGCTCGGCTTGGTGATCATCGACGAACAACACAAGTTCGGCGTCCGACAACGTGCGGCACTACGTAGTGCCGGCAACGATCCCCATTACCTGGTGATGACCGCCACGCCGATTCCTCGCACCGTGGCGCTAGGGATGTTTGGGGACCTCGATATCTCGACCATTCGCAATGCCCCGCCAGGGAGGCAATCCGTTAGCACGTATATCGCTGAGGACGAACAGCGGGCCAAGTGGTGGGACTTCTTTCGTAAGAAGCTGCGGGAAGGGCGGCAAGGGTACGTCATCGCGCCGCTGGTCGATGAAACGAACCGCGACGACACGCTGGGCGGGGTCGAGCAGTTGCTCGAGCATCTGGCTAATGGCGAGTTGGAAGAGTTTCGCTTAGAGATGCTGCACGGACGCATGCCGCCAGCGGAAAAGGATGCCGTGATGCAGCGTTTCGCCAATCACGAGATCGACGTCTTGATTGCCACGACCGTGGTGGAAGTGGGGGTCGATGTCGCCAACGCCGTGCTGATGACGATCGAAAGTGGCGAACGCTTTGGCTTGGCCCAACTCCATCAGCTGCGCGGTCGAATCAGTCGCGGCAAGCATCCCGGTTATCTCTGCGTTTTCGCCAATCCCGCGACCGACGCCTCGCGCGAGCGTCTGGAAGCGTTTGCTGGCACGACCGATGGGTTCGAGTTGGCTGAAGTCGACTTCAAGCTTCGCGGCCCTGGCGATCTGTTTGGCTGGAAACAACATGGCATGCCCCCGCTTCGTATCGCCGACTTACAGCGCGATGGCGAACTGCTGGCCAAGGCCCGTGAGGATGCGTTCTCCATTACCGACAGCGACCCCAATCTCGCTGGTGCGAAGTGGGAAAAGCTGCAGCGGATGGTGATGATTCGCTATGGAAAGTCGCTCGAAATTGGCGACTTGGGATAG
- a CDS encoding sulfatase family protein, with protein sequence MSKVTFFALAVLLSIATAISASAAKPNIVIVLTDDQAPWAFGSAVRSGQYREVPTAATPNLDRLASEGAVFRNFFCTTPVCSPARASFMTGRYASELGIPDFIPQPGHKLYDPKHEVRMDPDSTITIAELLKKAGYRTGLVGKWHLGDWTAPGNAKFHPTRHGFDYFMGLTGGGTTPENPMLEEEGVVRKFEGLTTDILTDRAIGFIQRNKEHPFFLCLATRAPHGKWLPVAPQDWEPYAELDPTIPDYPGLDVTRIKKMMREYLASTSGVDRNLGRLLDTLDKNQLTDNTIVIFTSDHGFNMGHHGIWHKGNGLWATKKQPPGEYHNGTRVISDKYRPNLYDESLRVPAVVRWPGVVAPGTIVSNTATALDVFPTLAQVADVSVDPNLKGRSLLPLLKGERPGDWNNDVYAEYDMIHYATASLRCYRTDRYKLVRDDHNEGCDEFFDLLEDPSENHNLIHDSRPEIQQKIQELDTRLRRHSPSR encoded by the coding sequence ATGTCGAAAGTAACGTTCTTTGCCCTCGCGGTGCTACTTTCTATCGCGACCGCGATCTCTGCGTCGGCGGCCAAGCCGAACATTGTTATCGTACTGACCGACGATCAGGCGCCGTGGGCGTTTGGTTCGGCGGTTCGTTCGGGGCAATATCGCGAGGTGCCCACTGCCGCGACGCCCAACTTGGATCGGCTTGCCAGCGAAGGGGCCGTCTTTCGCAACTTCTTTTGCACGACGCCTGTCTGTAGCCCAGCTCGCGCGTCGTTCATGACCGGGCGGTATGCCAGCGAATTGGGGATTCCCGATTTCATTCCCCAGCCGGGGCACAAGTTGTACGATCCCAAACACGAAGTCCGCATGGATCCGGACAGCACCATCACGATCGCGGAACTCTTGAAGAAAGCCGGTTACCGAACAGGCCTGGTCGGCAAGTGGCACTTGGGGGACTGGACCGCGCCAGGCAACGCGAAGTTTCATCCCACGCGGCACGGGTTCGATTACTTCATGGGCCTCACCGGCGGTGGCACGACGCCTGAGAACCCCATGCTGGAAGAAGAGGGAGTCGTTCGCAAGTTCGAGGGGCTCACGACCGATATCCTGACCGATCGAGCCATTGGTTTCATTCAGCGGAACAAAGAGCATCCCTTCTTTCTTTGCCTCGCGACCAGGGCACCCCACGGCAAATGGTTGCCGGTGGCGCCGCAAGATTGGGAGCCATACGCGGAGTTAGATCCGACGATTCCTGACTATCCGGGTCTCGACGTCACGCGGATTAAGAAGATGATGCGCGAGTACCTGGCCAGTACGTCCGGCGTCGATCGAAATCTAGGGCGGCTGCTCGACACGCTCGATAAGAACCAACTGACGGACAATACGATCGTGATCTTCACGTCTGATCATGGGTTCAACATGGGGCACCATGGCATCTGGCACAAAGGGAACGGCCTGTGGGCGACCAAAAAACAGCCGCCAGGCGAATACCACAATGGAACGCGAGTGATCTCCGATAAGTATCGCCCTAACTTATACGACGAATCCCTCCGCGTTCCGGCCGTGGTGCGCTGGCCAGGCGTGGTGGCTCCTGGCACGATCGTATCGAACACGGCAACGGCACTCGACGTCTTCCCGACGCTTGCTCAAGTTGCAGACGTCAGTGTAGATCCGAATCTGAAAGGGCGTAGCCTCCTGCCGCTACTCAAGGGTGAACGGCCAGGCGACTGGAACAACGACGTTTACGCCGAGTACGACATGATCCACTACGCGACCGCTTCGCTGCGGTGTTATCGCACCGATCGCTATAAGCTCGTGCGCGATGATCATAACGAAGGGTGCGACGAGTTCTTCGACTTGCTGGAAGACCCAAGCGAGAATCACAATTTGATTCACGACTCGCGGCCTGAAATTCAGCAGAAGATTCAAGAGTTGGATACTCGATTGCGTCGACATTCGCCCAGTCGCTGA